A genomic region of Eucalyptus grandis isolate ANBG69807.140 chromosome 5, ASM1654582v1, whole genome shotgun sequence contains the following coding sequences:
- the LOC104443593 gene encoding lon protease homolog 2, peroxisomal — MVESVELPSRLAILPFRNKVLLPGAIIRIRCTSPSSVKLVEQELWQKEEKGLIGILPVRDAEETPSVSPVISHGVGTDLTERSSKTQASSTDSHKLNGKNPQEVIHWHARGVAARALHLSRGVEKPSGRVTYMVVLEGLCRFSVQELGTRGTYYIARITPLEMTKAEMEHVEQDPDFIALSRRFKATAMELISLLEQKQKAGGRTKVLLETVPIHKLADIFVASFEISFEEQLCMLDSVDLKVRLSKATELVDRHLQSIRVAEKITQKVEGQLSKSQKEFLLRQQMRAIKEELGDNDDDEDDLAALEGKMQSAGMPSNIWKHAQRELRRLKKMQPQQPGYNSSRVYLELLADLPWQKATEEHEFDLKAAKERLDSDHYGLVKVKQRIIEYLAVRKLKPDARGPILCFVGPPGVGKTSLASSIAAALGRKFIRISLGGVKDEADIRGHRRTYIGSMPGRLIDGLKRVAVCNPVMLLDEIDKTGSDVRGDPASALLEVLDPEQNKTFNDHYLNVPFDLSKVTFIATANRLQPIPPPLLDRMEVIELPGYTPEEKLRIAMQHLIPRVLDQHGLSSEFLQIPEAVVTLIIQRYTREAGVRNLERNLAALARAAAVKVAEQEQVVPLNQDMHRLASPLVENRLAGGGEVEMEVIPIGENNHEISSALNIASPLVVDESMLEKVLGPPRFDDKEAAERVATPGVSVGLVWTNFGGEVQFIEATAMVGKGELHLTGQLGDVIKESAQIALTWVRARAADLKLAITDEINLLQGRDIHIHFPAGAVPKDGPSAGITLVTALVSLFGQKSVRADTAMTGEMTLRGLVLPVGGIKDKILAAHRHGIKRVILPERNLKDLVEVPSAVLANLEVVLVKRMEEVLEQAFDGGCPWRQHSRL, encoded by the exons ATGGTGGAATCGGTGGAGCTCCCGAGCCGGCTCGCGATCCTCCCGTTCAGGAACAAGGTCCTCCTCCCCGGCGCCATCATCCGCATTCGATGCACCTCACCGAGCAG TGTGAAGCTGGTGGAGCAGGAATTGTGgcagaaggaggagaagggTTTGATTGGCATTTTGCCTGTGCGAGATGCTGAAGAGACGCCGTCTGTTAGCCCTGTGATATCTCATG GTGTGGGAACCGATTTAACTGAACGTAGCTCTAAAACTCAAGCTAGCTCAACAGATTCTCACAAGTTAAATGGGAAAAACCCACAGGAAGTTATTCATTGGCATGCCAG AGGAGTTGCTGCTCGGGCTCTACATTTGTCAAGAGGAGTGGAGAAACCAAGTGGCAGGGTCACATATATGGTTGTCCTCGAGGGTCTATGCAGATTTAGTGTTCAAGAGCTGGGCACTAGAGGAACATATTATATTGCAAGGATAACACCTTTGGAGATGACAAAAGCTG AGATGGAACATGTGGAGCAAGATCCAGATTTTATAGCATTGTCTCGCCGTTTCAAAGCCACTGCAATGGAGCTTATTTCTCTACTAGAGCAG AAACAAAAAGCAGGTGGAAGAACAAAAGTTCTATTGGAGACAGTTCCGATACACAAATTGGCAGATATATTTGTTGCTAGCTTTGAAATAAGTTTCGAAGAACAGTTATGCATGTTGGATTCAGTTGATCTGAAAGTACGCCTGTCAAAAGCAACAGAGTTAGTTGATAGGCACTTGCAG TCAATACGTGTGGCAGAGAAGATCACACAAAAGGTCGAGGGACAGTTATCAAAATCCCAGAAGGAATTTCTTTTACGTCAACAG ATGAGGGCAATCAAAGAGGAACTTggtgacaatgatgatgatgaggatgatttAGCTGCTTTAGAAGGTAAAATGCAAAGTGCCGGGATGCCTTCCAATATTTGGAAGCATGCGCAAAGAGAGTTGAG GAGACTTAAAAAAATGCAACCACAGCAACCTGGATACAACAGCTCTCGTGTTTACCTAGAGCTTCTTGCTGATCTTCCCTGGCAAAAGGCTACTGAAGAACATGAATTCGATTTGAAAGCTGCAAAAGAGCGTCTGGATAGTGACCATTATGGCCTGGTCAAGGTCAAGCAGCGGATTATAGAATATCTGGCTGTTCGCAAG CTTAAGCCAGATGCGAGAGGGCCAATATTGTGCTTTGTTGGTCCACCTGGTGTTGGAAAAACTTCTTTGGCTTCATCCATTGCTGCTGCTCTGGGAAGAAAATTTATTCGAATTTCTCTTGGTGGTGTAAAGGACGAGGCTGATATTAGAGGGCATCGGCGGACATATATCGGAAGCATGCCTGGGCGTCTTATTGATGGATTGAAG AGGGTAGCTGTTTGCAATCCAGTCATGTTGCTGGATGAGATTGACAAGACCGGGTCTGATGTTCGCGGTGATCCGGCTTCGGCTCTCTTGGAGGTTCTTGATCCTGAACAGAACAAAACTTTCAATGATCA CTATTTAAATGTGCCGTTCGACCTATCAAAGGTGACGTTTATAGCAACTGCAAATAGACTGCAGCCTATACCTCCACCGCTGCTTGATAGGATGGAAGTCATTGAGCTTCCAGGATATACTCCTGAAGAGAAGCTGAGAATTGCCATGCAGCATTTGATTCCTCGAGTTCTTGATCAGCATGGATTGAGCTCTGAATTCCTTCAAATCCCCGAG GCTGTGGTTACACTTATCATTCAGAGATACACTAGAGAGGCTGGCGTCAGGAATCTTGAGAGAAACTTGGCTGCCTTGGCTCGGGCAGCAGCTGTGAAAGTTGCGGAGCAAGAACAAGTTGTTCCATTAAATCAGGACATGCACCGGCTGGCATCACCATTGGTGGAAAATAGACTTGCTGGTGGAGGCGAAGTGGAAATGGAAGTCATACCAATAGGTGAAAACAACCATGAAATATCTAGCGCATTAAACATTGCCTCACCTTTGGTAGTAGATGAGTCAATGCTGGAAAAAGTACTTGGG CCTCCACGGTTCGATGACAAGGAAGCTGCAGAACGCGTTGCAACTCCTGGTGTGTCTGTTGGTCTTGTTTGGACCAATTTTGGTGGAGAAGTTCAATTTATTGAAGCCACAGCTATGGTGGGAAAGGGTGAACTACATCTCACTGGGCAACTTGGTGATGTTATTAAGGAATCAGCACAGATAGCGCTTACTTGG GTAAGAGCCAGGGCAGCTGATCTCAAGTTAGCTATTACGGATGAAATTAATTTACTTCAAGGGAGGGACATTCATATACACTTTCCTGCTGGGGCAGTTCCTAAAGATGGACCCTCAGCTGGTATTACTCTTGTAACGGCATTGGTTTCACTTTTCGGTCAGAAGAGTGTTAGAGCAGATACAGCAATGACTGGCGAGATGACCTTGAGAGGTCTTGTGTTACCAGTTGGTGGCATTAAGGATAAG ATTTTGGCCGCACATCGTCATGGCATCAAGAGAGTCATACTGCCGGAGAGGAATTTGAAGGACTTGGTCGAAGTACCATCAGCCGTGCTAGCCAATCTGGAG GTAGTACTCGTCAAGAGAATGGAGGAAGTGTTGGAGCAGGCTTTTGATGGGGGGTGCCCCTGGAGACAGCACTCAAGGTTATGA